The window aaacgccgttttccactcgtccccctctctgatgcgcacgagatggtaagcgttacgaaggtccaacttagtaaagcacctggctccctgcagaatctcgaaggctgatgacataaggggaagcggataacgattcttaaccgttatgtcattcagccctcgataatccacgcaggggcgcagagtaccgtccttcttcttaacaaaaagaaccccgccccggccggagaggaagaaggcactatggtaccggcgtcaagagacacagacaaataatcctcgagagccttacgttcgggagccgacagagagtatagtctacctcgaggaggagtggtccccggaaggagatcaatactacaatcatacgaccggtgaggaggaagggagttggctcgggaccgactgaagaccgtgcgcagatcatgatattcctccggcactcctgtcaaatcgccaggttcctcctgagaagtagggacagaagaaacgggagggatggcagacattaaacacttcacatgacaagaaacgttccaggataggatagaattactagaccaattaatagaaggattatgacatactagccagggatgacccaaaacaacaggtgtaaacggtgaacggaaaatcaaaaaagaaatagtctcactgtggttaccagatactgtgagggttaaaggtagtgtctcaaatctgatactgggaagatgactaccatctaaggcgaacatgggcgtaggcttatctaactctctgaaaggaatgtcatgtttccgaacccatgcttcgtccatgaaacaaccctcagccccagagtctatcaaggcactacatgtagcacccgaaccggtccagcgtaggtggaccgacaaagtagtacaggactttgatggagagacttgagtagttgcgctcacctgtagccctccgcttacagatgagctctggctttactggacatgaattaacaaaatgtccagcaactccacaatagaggcacaggcggttggtgatcctccgttccctctccttattcgagatgcgaatccctcccagctgcatgggctcagtctcaaagccagagggggagatggttgcgatgcggagcagggaaacaccgttgatgcgagctctcttccacgagcccggtgacgaagatctacccgtcgttctatgcggatggcgagagcaatcaaagagtccacatctgaaggaacctcccgggagagaatctcatccttaaccactgcgtggagtccctccagaaaacgagcgagcagcgccggctcgttccactcactagaggcagcaagattgcgaaactcaatggaataatccgttatggaccgttcaccttggcataaggaagccagggccctagaagcctccccaccaaaaactgaacggtcaaaaacccgaatcatctcctctttaaagttctggaaatcgttagagcaaacagcccttgcctcccagatagctgtgccccattctcgagcccggccagtaaggagtgaaatgacgtaagcaacccgagctctctctctagagtatgtgttgggttggagagagaacacaatctcacactgcgtgagaaaggagcggcactcagtgggctgcccggagtagcaaggtgggttattaaccctaggttctggaggctcggcaggccaggaagtaacaggtggcacgagacgtagactctggaactgtccagagaggtcggaaacctgagcggccaggttctccacggcatggcgagcagcagacaattcctgctcgtgtctgccgagcatggctccttggatctcgacggcagtgtaacgagcgtctgaagtcgctgggtccataccttggtcggttccttctgtcatgcaggtgaaagaggacccaaacgcgacttaacagaaacagagtttattaaagtccaaaacggaataacagaaatcctctagacttgtagaggggaaacaactggagaagcggccacagactgcaggtcgcttcgggtaggcgcaggccgtagtcgactgagacacctgctcacacgcagcatctgatgaaggcacaaaacacgacaggacagggtgatacacaatcacggcaaaaacacgacaggacagggcgaaacgcaatcacagcatggtgaatacaatacaaggaaccgacgggacaggaacggatcacaaaggaataaatagggactctaatcaggggaaaggatcgggaacaggtgtgggaagactaaatgatgattaggggaataggaacagctgggagcaggaacggaacgacagagagaagagagagcgagagagtgagagagggagggggagagagagggatagaaggagggaaagaaccaaacaagaccagcagagggaaacgaatagcatggggagcacagggacaagacatgacaataaatgacaaacatgacattaggGGTCATCAATATCCAGAAACTACTTGGGCGGTGCCACCCCCCTTTTACCAGGCACACAATTACACTGCTTATACCTATCCAGATCTTCAATCATTTAAGGGTTGGGTCCAAAATGGGACCAGCTGTCAGACTGGGGTTCAGGGGGCTTCAATGTTTCAGTGTAGGAAGGAACAACCACTTAATAAAAAGGCTGATCATACCTCGATCTGTTTGACGTCATAGTTGGTGTTACGAGACACAGCTTTCACGCCAACCACCTTTGCCCTGATCACTACAAAATAAGAGACATGGTTTAACTACTGAAATAATCCATTTCTGGTACAATAGTCAGACATCAGTTTCAGGGTGTTAAGTGATCTGAGAGAACATTGTAATAGAATCTATTACAGACCCAAGATGTCAGGCTttagcaccatgctctaccaacagagcTTGCTCCCTCAACAGCAAAGTCCTCACTCAATCATTTTAGAGAATATACCACAAATAAAGTCTTCCCTTTTCCATAAACTCAACAGGAACCGTGTTGCATGTCATCACACCTCTTTACTAACAAACAGTAATTGAGTCAAGGTACATTTCTCTAAAAGGTCAAGTAGCTGCTCATTATGTAGTGCTGTCTAACACCCACAACCACCCTGTCTTACCATACTGCATCAGTGGTTGAAGTAGAACGCAAGGCGCCAATACAATTTTAAACAATCACAATGCCGTATTGATGTTTTACAGTGACTAACCTATTTTATACGAGGTTCCTATACTCACATGGTTGATAAATTGTTGGTAACACAGCTATCAGCACATGTCAAAAGAATAATGACATCTAATTTATAGAATTAACAACCTATCTGCGAGATAAACAGTGCCAAAACCTGAATTAGTGATTACAGCTTACAGAAGAGTGACATAATAGCTTAGAAATGTAGAGTATTCCCATTTGCCATGTAGGCCTAATTTATTCTGATGAATTCTCTAAAATGTCAAGTATGTGAGGAGTTGGATAATGTCATGTTGAACATTTAGTTTAACAAGTCAGTCATCTTTAGGCCTAGAGCAAGGATGGGAAACCAGTCCTCAGGGATCAGAGTGGTGTCATCCCCGCGGGTGTAATCGTCAAGCAGATTCTGtttcaaaacgttttgcaacagaaccGTTTACACCAGACAGAAAACACAAACGAGAAGGTTGTAAAAATTCAGGTTGGTCCCTCACCGTTTCACTTGGTTCTTAAGTGGCAAACGTttccgtaatgaatacacccaggTGTAGCCCATATTGTTACCGACTTAATGTAAATACTTGCGAGAAgatgtaaatacatttacatcatttacatttaagtcatttagcagatgctcttatccagagtgacttacaaattggtgcattcaccttatgacatccagtggaacagtcacttacaatagtgcatctaaatcttaaagggggggatgagaaggattacttatcctatcctaggtattccttaaagaggtggggtttcaggtgtctccggaaggtggtgattgactccgctgtcctggcgtcgtgagggagtttgttctaccattggggggccagagcagcgaacagttttgactgggctgagcgggaactgtacttcctcagtggtagggaggcgagcaggccagaggtggatgaacgcagtgcccttgtttgggtgtagggcctgatcagagcctggaggtactgaggtgccgttcccctcacagctccgtaggcaagcaccatggtcttgtagcggatgcgagcttcaactggaagccagtggagagagcggaggagcggggtgacgtgagagaacttgggaaggttgaacaccagacgggctgcggcgttctggatgagttgtaggggtttaatggcacaggcagggagcccagccaacagcgagttgcagtaatccagacgggagatgacaagtgcctggattaggacctgcgccgcttcctgtgtgaggcagggtcgtactctgcggatgttgtagagcatgaacctacaggaacgtgccaccgccttgatgttagttgagaacgacagggtgttgtccaggatcacgccaaggttcttagcgctctgggaggaggacacaatggagttgtcaaccgtgatggcgagatcatggaacgggcagtccttcccgggaggaagagcagctccgtcttgccgaggttcagcttgaggtggtgatccgtcatccacactgatatgtctgccagacatgcagagatgcgattcgccacctggtcatcagaagggggaaaggagaagattaattgtgtgtcgtctgcatagcaatgataggagagaccatgtgaggttatgacagagccaagtgacttggtgtatagcgagaataggagagggcctagaacagagccctgggggacaccagtggtgagagtgcgtggtgaggagacagattctcgccacgccacctggtaggagcgacctgtcaggtaggacgcaatccaagcgtgggccgcgccggagatgcccaactcggagagggtggagaggaggatctgatggttcacagtatcgaaggcagccgataggtctagaaggatgagagcagaggagagttagctttagcagtgcggagcgcctccgtgatacagagaagtgcagtctcagttgaatgactagtcttgaaaccggactgatttggatcaagaaggtcattctgagagagatagcgggagagctggccaaggacggcacgttcaagagttttggagagaaaagaaagaagggatactggtctgtagttgttgacatcggagggatcgagtgtaggttttttcagaaggggtgcaactctcgctctcttgaagacggaagggacgtagccagcggtcagggatgagttgatgagcgaggtgaggtaagggagaaggtctccggaaatggtctggagaagagaggaggggatagggtcaagcgggcaggttgttgggcggccggccgtcacaagacgcgagatttcatctggagagagagggagaaagaggtcagagcacagggtagggcagtgtgagcagaaccagcggtgtcgtttgacttagcaaacgaggatcggatgtcgtcgaccttcttttcaaaatggttgacgaagtcatctgcagagagggaggaggggggagggggaggaggattcaggagggaggagaaggtggcaaagagcttcctagggttagaggcagaagcttggaatttagagtggaagaaagtggctttagcagcagagacagaagaggaaaatgtagagaggagggagcgaaaggatgccaggtccgcagggaggcgagttttcctccatttccgctcggctgcccggagccctgttctaaaTACAGGCCTAATGATCATGTCCTGGAAATAATTGCGACAGAAAATGCATAACATTGTTGCATGATGCGCATTGACACGGTGTAGTAGGCAGGCTACCAACACGTGAAGAGAAACTACAGAAATGTCTACATTTCCTTACAACTGTAGGCCTCTATACACCCTGTCCCATCTGGCCAGGGGAAACAAAGTGCTGGTAACAATGTTGTAGCAGCCTACACCTCAACGTTAGTGATCTGACATGCTGtatcagtctgatcaactgtaggcctCTATACACCCTGTCCCATCTGGCCAGGGGAAACAAAGTGCTGGTAACAATGTTGTAGCAGCCTACACCTCAACGTTAGTGATCTGACATGCTGtatcagtctgatcaactgtaggcctCTATACACCCTGTCCCATCTGGCCAGGGGAAACAAAGTGCTGGTAACAATGTTGTAGCAGCCTACACCTCAACGTTAGTGATCTGACATGCTGtatcagtctgatcaactgtaggcctCTATACACCCTGTCCCATCTGGCCAGGGGAAACAGAGTGCTGTTATGTTGATCTAACATTATGTATTTATAGCATAAGCCACTTTATTTGTCTTAagagaaaatgtgaatgtgatcaCCTTAGGTTCATATTATATAACTTCGGTTGGCTAGGCTACCTAGGCCCAGAGGTGGAAAAGTAGTTTACCCAGTTGTCATTGagtaaaatgactcaagtaaaagggaaagtaacccagtaaaatactacttgagtaaaagtattaatACACTAAAGTAGTAGGCTACTTGAACATATTTTTTACGTAGTTACTTTACACCATTGCCTTTGCCTTCTTTCATCCAACAATCAAATCAACAAATAGTGATGACATAGTCtagacttgctcctacctggcacgcaggcgtcccatctagagctctggaaatgcaaatgcgctacgctaaatgctaatagtattagttaaaactcaaacgttcattaaaatacacatgcagggtattgaattaaagctacactcgttgtgaatccaggcaacaagtcagatttttaaaatgcttttggcgaaagcatgagaagctattatctgatagcatgtaacaccacaaaagacccgcagggggacgtaaacaaaataattagcatattcggcgctacacaaaccgcacaataaaatataaaacattcattatctttgaccatcttctttgttggcactcctagatgtcccataatcactattgggtcttttttcgattaaatcggtccatatatagcctagatatcgttctatgtagactgtatgataaacggaaaaaaagagcgtttcataacgtaacgtcattttttaaaattcaaaaagtcgacgataaactttcacaaaacacttcgaaatacttttgtaatgcaactttaggtattagtacataaaattcatcaggaggctatgtaacttctataggtgtcgtctggaaaaaaacatggccgagagagctcgaccaaaacatccggtcggagaacggagggaaggagttcccttgaaccggttagaccaagaatcaattgcgaatcaaatgacaagactctagacaacgtgtggtagctgtaggcgctgaaacctcggtctcatgtaattcggttcactttgaacaattcctggaagtaagcgcaaggatatttatttccattttcagtgatcaggttttcctgcgctattcgatgaaactcacgctctgttaaagtcacagccgtgatttaaccagttttagaaacgtcagtgtgtttgctatccacacatacgaatcatatgcatatactatattcctggcatgagtagcagggcgctgaaatgttgcgcgatttttaacagaatgtttgaaaaagtagagggtcgacttaagaggttaatgCACCTGTAACTGGTAATTACAGGTGAACAGTATATGGATCACTATACAGAAGTAGTGCACATTGGGGTTTGAAAAAAATATGTAATTTGTTTCCTATTTTTCCCCTAAACGTTCAGCACACATCAACCAATATAGGTCAGGTAGGTATATACAGCATATTATTTAAACACTTACTGCATGTTTGAAATGTTTACCTGAATTCCTTACCATCCCAAACAATGTGTCACTACCAAAACATATTGAAAACGTTTTGAAGAATGGGGGAAATTACATCTGTCTGAAGATTACAAAATGAGGGTTCTATGACCCTACTATGATATACCATCTGACTCCATTATCATGTGAACACTATGGGCCCATTATCGTATCCAGTGGGTATTGCCAAGGTTGCAAGCCTTGCGTCACCACTCGGAATACTATAAGATGCACGTGTGTTTACCATTTTTCAATTATTAAGAGGCTAAGGGACAAGGAGCCAATGTCCTAACATTACATTATTGAGTTAACCTTCGCTCAGAGATGCAGTGAAATCttgaaaccaaatcaaatcaaatcaaatttatttatatagcccttcgtacatcagctgatatctcaaagtgctgtacagaaacccagcctaaaaccccaaacagcaaacaatgcaggtgtaaaagcacatgTTTGCAATCCAAACATGACAATGGAATTCACACAGTAACATTCATTTAGTTGATTCACGTTTCATCAGTCTTCACACTTCTCCTGGGGACAGGGACTACATGTACATTGAAGTATTATGACACAGGAGACACCCTGAGAACACTGAATGGTCAGAAACAGTTAGAGACCTCATTAGAGACCTCATGTTGCTTGATCATCCTATTTttacaacttaattgaggaaaattaGAACAATCCGAaaattatttttgatactgtcgcagagctaactaaaaagcagcattccccaagagaggatggctttcacttgaGCAGTAATAAAtgaatgaacttctttgaggaaaagatcatgatcattagaaagcaaactACGGACtcttctttaaatctgcgtaatccttcaaagctcagttgtcctgagtctgcacaactctgccaggacctaggataaagagagacactcaagtgttttagtactatatctgtTGGAATTAttatgaataaatgaataaacaatatCCCCATTTTAAATAGAATTTTAACTAAAGTAAACGTATACTCTGTTATATTATAtttgattaacaatatgagttcataagaagggattgtgtgacacggacaaggagtaattaaagttaatgaacaccattccaactaggaagaaaGGAATGGGTGgtggactgtgtaaacacataaggtcgTTAACCTAGCGTTGAACCTAcagaaacttagctctggggtttttagataaAACAGTGAGTGTattcctaggttttctgttaattagaactgtcagctcagtggtgatcgataatgttgaggggtcaaaattacctgggagtgtgttagtaagttagaatgaacttttcacctcACTTTGTCCAGGTCGAGAGGAGGGGATTCTGTTAACCCAATTCAGCCTCCACAAGGAGTATTTACAACTGAATATGATTGAAGGAATGACCCCATCTAGTGGAGGAATAATAGACATGGTTCATGAGGGCTTTTAGAGGAGGGTAAGtactacacagagaaacacagtagacGTAGATAGACATGGTTCATGAGGGCTTTTAGAGGAGTGTAAGTACTATACAGAGAAACACAGTTGACCTAGATAGACATGGTTCACGAGGGCTTTTAGAGGAGGGTAAGtactacacagagaaacacagttgACCTAGATAGACATGGTTCATGAGGGCTTTTAGAGGAGGGTAAGtactacacagagaaacacagtagacGTAGATAGACATGGTTCATGAGGGCTTTTAGAGGAGGGTAAGtactacacagagaaacacagtagacGTAGATAGACATGGTTCACGAGGGCTTTTAGAGGAGGGTAAGTACTatacagagaaacacagtagacCTAGATAGACATGGTTCATGAGGGCTTTTAGAGGAGGGTAAGtactacacagagaaacacagtagacCGAGATAGACATGGTTCATGAGGGCTTTTAGAGGAGGGTAAGtactacacagagaaacacagtagacCGAGATAGACATGGTTAATGAGGGCTTTTAGAGGAGGGTAAGtactacacagagaaacacagtagaaCTAGATAGACATAGTTCATGTGGGCTTTTAGAGGAGGGTAAGTACTGTACAGAGAAGCACAGTAGAACTAGATAGACATCAGATCTTTGAATCTGTCCTATTATGGCGTCTGTGAGAGCAcgggcagcaccattgaggccatctccattttgaagtagtcagtTTTCTTCTTCTACTATTACTATTTggcaaacaaactgaaagggtgcatCCTGCCACATGCAGTGTGtggtttgaacaggtataaaggcAAGGTTGGAGATTTACTACCGCCTGCAGTTATGGACATTTTTGCTCAGAACTATAATTCATTGgatgatccctcctgatgacccgattggaattatgtgatccttccttaacccatatGAAGTCCCACCCACCCAGTAGACAACTTCAAAATGGTGACAGTCTTCAATGGCGTTAGCCATGGCAAAACAGGCTTTTGGGCATTCGAGACCTCTAGCTATTTCTATGGGAAGAACTAGCCGCCATTTGGGGGAAAAAACATCATCCACATCCCTGCATGTTCAAATGCCTTTATTCAAGTGCAAGCAGAGATGTTATAGTTTTTGATTAATACTTAAGTAAGAGCAGTGCTACATGTTGATATGCGTTCAGCAAATCAACAAAGGGTTATGATCAAATCAGTCACATTTCTAAAACCACATTACCATAATTTCAAACTCTTGAATAAAAGAAATTAGCAATTGATTGGCAATGGGACATCATTATTAGATTTGTGGATGTGTGTTAGGAGCATTGTTGCATCTGTGCCAGGCAGTGCTATCAGATGTATTCTGGTCTCACCACAAAGCGAAAGTCATACTGGCCTTCAGGACAGGGGTAGGACAGGGCCAGACTGCTGTTAGTAGGGATCTGGGCCATGTCGTTCTTGAAGTCCTGGACGTGAAACACATACCTGCCCTCACATGTTAGGAGCAGTCGGTTGCTGAAGTGAACACTGTTGGTCTGGTTTTGTCTGAGGCTGctttggagagagagactggcagtGGGGAAGGAAATACACCTGGAACATTCTCGTTGGTTCTTAAAGACTCTTGCTGACCAACTGATGGGGTTGGTTTCCTTGGTCTGGTAAATCACACTATTGTGGTTTGGTGTTGTGAATGACTTGCTATATTCTGGCGTGGGGTAATAAGGTTGGTAGTTATTGTAGCGCCTGTTGTAATCATATCGCATAGCTTGGCGTGGTGGCTCTTTGTTGGTTGAGTTGATGGTGACGCTCCATGGCTCAGCAGTGTAGATCCTGGGATGGTAATCATGCTCTTCTTCACTCTCACTGCTTTTGTGCTTCCTCAGAGTGTCGAACGACAAGGCGTTGAACTGGAAGCCTCTGAGCATGCTGACACGATAGAGCTTCTCGTGGCTCCTGTAGAGCTCTGAGGTGAACTGCAGATCGTAGAGCTTCTCGGCAGGGATCATCGGGAAGCGGATGTGGCTTAACAGGGCCGCCTGGCTCTCGGTGCCGGTCAAGTCACCCTTCTCTATGATCCAACTCTCCAGAGCTTGCAGGAGGAACCCTTCATCCGGTACCACGAGGTCAGACCGCGCCAAGAGGGCCATCAGGAAGTCTGTGGAGAGGTCACTCCAGGCCGGGAATTGATCAGAGCCTCACAGTTCCAGGCCAGGTACTGGAGGCAGTTCTCCTGAAGCAGCAGGTCCCCAGTCTGGACGGAGTACTGGTACAGGGAGACCTGGGTGTAGAAGGAGGGGTCCTCAGGGAGAAGTACGGTGAAGAGCCTGCCGGTGTCCTGCATCAGACGTTTCACCCCAAACTTTGAGGCCAGCTTGTGGAGGCACTGGGCAGAGGAAACGGTCACGTCGATCTTGCGGGTGTAAAGGTACCTAGAGAACCAGAGCAAGGACATTTAAATAAATTAACTTGTATTCAAACATGTTTAGGAGATACCATAGCTAAAAATGAACTTCAGCAAGTGGTGTTGGACCTAGAGAAAAACTGTGCTTTAAGTAAGGCACCCTGGATCTACACAATTGATGCAAGGAGACGTGGATTCATCTCGACAGACTACTATTGAGGTCTAAAATCATCTGACACATTTGGATTCTTGTGTATGTATTTAACCAATAAACATAAAGTGTATCTAAATAACACCTGTTAAGGGTCATAGACTAGTACCTGATGAAGCTGGTGACACAGGAACTGCAGGCTTGACTCATCTCCAGGGAGAGGTTACTGGACCCGTTGGTGATGTTGAAgtgtgggtagagagagaggatcagtTTGTGGGTGCAgatgttcctctcctccacttccaacttcccctcctcatctctgttTCCTGTGGGGCTCTGGATTGTGATGAGGAAGTCACAGTCATCCCCACGGTCAAACAGCTCGCCCAGGTCATCTGACAGGCCCAGACTGTGGTCCAGGAAATGTGCTGTGTCACTGGTCAAATCTGTGCCTGTACAGTATGAGGAATACACGTGATTAGGACTGTACATGATGAGTAGGAATATGTAGGGCTGATAGTGTGTATTTTAGTTTCGGTGAAGTTTAACAACATGTATTCATtcttccctttatttaaccaggaaaataACCTTGTGTAGTTGTTATGGGTTAAAATGTCTGTTTCTTCCATAACTTTTGTTCAGACAGGggctgcagacacacacagtgaatctGAAATGTATTTTATTCAATTCCTTGAATCCTTTCAAATCACCTAAAAACATCAGAGGGAATCAGGGAGACCATTGGATCTTATCCACCAatgctctcctcacttctctctgaTGTTTTCCCACGGAGGCGTGGAGACTTttcagaaggagaagagaggagccaAGGAATCAGGGGAAACACTATTGAGATTCACCCACAGTGTAGTAATGTACCTCTCTCACAAACGACCCCTGCGTCCTCCTTGTGGGAACAGTCGGTCAACGCCCAGCCCTTGAAAGAACAGCTGGACAGGGACTTCTCGGTTCCTTTGCAGTCCATATCATCCAACCAGATTGAACCCGACCCTTGGATACAAAACAGAGGATAAACAAGGAGCAAAATCATGTGCAGAAATAAGAAAAATATTATGTTGTGGTGTATTAAAGTAAGTTAGTTGACTCTTTCTTCTGGTGCTGCCTGCCATTCACACAAATCACTACCTATTTGAACTTGCTCCCTCCAAGAATCCCAAATTCCTTGTCGTCATATTGCTAACGCTTATTCATCCTCTCATACTTTTACAAAAGTCGCTAGGGGCTAGGGGGTTGCTGAGGTTTGATTTGGGATTCAGAGTTATTGACAATGCTActaatatttgttttttttccaCTGCGTCCTGGTGGCAAAGTCATG is drawn from Oncorhynchus gorbuscha isolate QuinsamMale2020 ecotype Even-year unplaced genomic scaffold, OgorEven_v1.0 Un_scaffold_6140, whole genome shotgun sequence and contains these coding sequences:
- the LOC124029330 gene encoding LOW QUALITY PROTEIN: galectin-3-binding protein A-like (The sequence of the model RefSeq protein was modified relative to this genomic sequence to represent the inferred CDS: inserted 1 base in 1 codon), producing MQSRGITLWLLLLLHVPGLDSATWNLFGKSSTEPTQEGEVRLVGGKHDSEGRVEVYHEGKWGTICDDGWDLAEAQVVCRQLKFPGVVSAVTGGTYGEGSGSIWLDDMDCKGTEKSLSSCSFKGWALTDCSHKEDAGVVCERGTDLTSDTAHFLDHSLGLSDDLGELFDRGDDCDFLITIQSPTGNRDEEGKLEVEERNICTHKLILSLYPHFNITNGSSNLSLEMSQACSSCVTSFIRYLYTRKIDVTVSSAQCLHKLASKFGVKRLMQDTGRLFTVLLPEDPSFYTQVSLYQYSVQTGDLLLQENCLQYLAWNCEALINXPAWSDLSTDFLMALLARSDLVVPDEGFLLQALESWIIEKGDLTGTESQAALLSHIRFPMIPAEKLYDLQFTSELYRSHEKLYRVSMLRGFQFNALSFDTLRKHKSSESEEEHDYHPRIYTAEPWSVTINSTNKEPPRQAMRYDYNRRYNNYQPYYPTPEYSKSFTTPNHNSVIYQTKETNPISWSARVFKNQRECSRCISFPTASLSLQSSLRQNQTNSVHFSNRLLLTCEGRYVFHVQDFKNDMAQIPTNSSLALSYPCPEGQYDFRFVVRPEYI